One region of Streptomyces subrutilus genomic DNA includes:
- a CDS encoding ArsA-related P-loop ATPase: MSRLQVVSGKGGTGKTTVAAALALALAREGKRTLLVEVEGRQGIAQLFGTEALPYEERKIAVAPGGTGEVFALAIDAERALLDYLQMFYKLGSAGRALKKLGAIDFATTIAPGLRDVLLTGKACEAVRRKDKAGRFVYDHVIMDAPPTGRITRFLNVNDEVAGLARFGPIHNQAQAVMKVLKSSETAVHLVTLLEEMPVQETADGIEELRRAGLPVGRVVVNMVRPHHLDEDTLRAAAEDHRAGVAQALSRAGLGGARRGGLAERLVDPLLAQAAEHAGRVELERAQRAVLAGLGVPTYELPLLGAGMDLAGLYELARELRKQSVGE, encoded by the coding sequence GGCAAGACCACGGTCGCCGCGGCACTCGCGCTCGCCCTCGCACGCGAGGGCAAGCGGACTCTTCTGGTGGAGGTCGAGGGCAGGCAGGGCATCGCACAGCTCTTCGGTACGGAGGCGCTCCCCTACGAGGAGCGCAAGATCGCCGTCGCGCCCGGCGGCACCGGTGAGGTCTTCGCCCTCGCCATCGACGCCGAGCGGGCGCTTCTGGACTACCTCCAGATGTTCTACAAGCTCGGCTCCGCGGGCCGCGCGCTCAAGAAGCTCGGCGCCATCGACTTCGCGACGACCATCGCCCCGGGGCTGCGCGACGTGCTCCTGACGGGCAAGGCGTGCGAGGCCGTGCGGCGCAAGGACAAGGCGGGCCGGTTCGTCTACGATCACGTGATCATGGACGCGCCGCCGACCGGCCGGATCACCCGGTTCCTGAACGTCAACGACGAGGTGGCGGGCCTGGCCCGCTTCGGGCCGATCCACAACCAGGCGCAGGCCGTCATGAAGGTGCTCAAGTCCTCCGAGACGGCCGTGCACCTGGTCACCCTCCTGGAGGAGATGCCCGTCCAGGAGACGGCGGACGGCATCGAGGAACTGCGCCGGGCCGGACTGCCCGTGGGCCGGGTCGTCGTCAACATGGTGCGCCCGCACCATCTGGACGAGGACACCCTGCGGGCCGCGGCCGAGGACCACCGGGCGGGGGTGGCGCAGGCGCTGTCCCGCGCCGGCCTGGGCGGCGCGCGCCGCGGCGGGCTGGCCGAGCGGCTGGTGGACCCGCTGCTCGCGCAGGCCGCCGAGCACGCGGGCCGGGTGGAGCTGGAGCGCGCGCAGCGCGCCGTGCTGGCGGGGCTGGGCGTGCCGACGTACGAACTGCCCCTGCTCGGGGCGGGGATGGATCTGGCCGGGCTCTACGAGCTGGCGAGGGAACTGCGCAAGCAGTCGGTGGGCGAATGA
- a CDS encoding ArsA family ATPase, translated as MSEGVGSVGMDTPPRLAVDGLLDDPQTRIIVCCGAGGVGKTTTAAALGVRAAERGRKAVVLTIDPARRLAQSMGIDSLDNTPRKVSGVGAGAGAADDGELHAMMLDMKRTFDEIVEAHADGERAEAILANPFYQSLSAGFAGTQEYMAMEKLGQLRARDDWDLIIVDTPPSRSALDFLDAPKRLGSFLDGKFIRVLMAPAKVGGRAGMKFLNVGMSMMTGTLSKLMGASLLKDVQTFVAAMDTMFGGFRTRADATFRLLQAPGTAFLVVAAPEPDALREAAYFVERLAAEKMPLAGLVLNRVHGSSADHLSAERALAAAENLEEGGIVDQEPGKAGLRDSADDGSPAPDVDEITAGLLRLHAERMQVIAREQRTRDRFTSLHPEVAVAEVAALPGDVHDLAGLRAIGERLAAGVPAGA; from the coding sequence ATGAGCGAGGGGGTGGGCAGCGTGGGCATGGACACTCCGCCGCGGCTGGCGGTCGACGGTCTGCTGGACGATCCGCAGACCCGGATCATCGTGTGCTGCGGGGCGGGCGGGGTCGGCAAGACCACCACCGCCGCGGCCCTCGGCGTACGGGCGGCCGAGCGCGGGCGCAAGGCGGTCGTGCTCACCATCGACCCGGCGCGGCGGCTGGCGCAGTCGATGGGGATCGACTCGCTTGACAACACCCCGCGCAAGGTGAGCGGGGTGGGCGCCGGCGCCGGAGCGGCGGACGACGGCGAACTCCACGCCATGATGCTGGACATGAAGCGGACCTTCGACGAGATCGTCGAGGCGCACGCGGACGGCGAGCGGGCCGAGGCCATCCTCGCCAACCCCTTCTACCAGTCCCTGTCGGCCGGCTTCGCGGGCACGCAGGAGTACATGGCGATGGAGAAGCTGGGGCAGCTGCGGGCCCGGGACGACTGGGACCTGATCATCGTGGACACCCCGCCGAGCCGGTCCGCTCTGGACTTCCTCGACGCGCCGAAGCGGCTCGGGTCCTTCCTGGACGGGAAGTTCATCCGTGTGCTGATGGCGCCGGCGAAGGTGGGCGGCCGGGCGGGGATGAAGTTCCTGAACGTCGGCATGTCGATGATGACCGGCACGCTGAGCAAGCTGATGGGCGCCTCGCTGCTGAAGGACGTGCAGACCTTCGTGGCCGCGATGGACACCATGTTCGGCGGTTTCCGCACGCGTGCGGACGCCACCTTCCGGCTGCTCCAGGCTCCCGGTACGGCCTTCCTCGTGGTCGCGGCTCCCGAACCGGACGCCCTGCGCGAGGCGGCGTACTTCGTGGAGCGGCTGGCCGCGGAGAAGATGCCGCTGGCCGGTCTGGTGCTGAACCGGGTACACGGCAGCAGCGCCGACCACCTGTCCGCCGAACGGGCCCTGGCCGCCGCAGAGAATCTTGAAGAAGGCGGCATTGTCGATCAGGAGCCCGGGAAAGCTGGACTTCGTGACTCCGCCGACGACGGCTCCCCCGCCCCCGACGTAGACGAGATCACGGCAGGACTGCTGCGGCTGCACGCCGAGCGGATGCAGGTGATCGCGCGCGAACAGCGCACACGCGATCGCTTCACCTCACTGCACCCCGAGGTGGCAGTGGCCGAAGTGGCCGCCCTGCCCGGCGATGTGCACGACCTCGCCGGGCTGCGGGCCATCGGAGAGCGACTCGCGGCCGGGGTTCCGGCCGGAGCGTAG
- a CDS encoding WhiB family transcriptional regulator, with protein sequence MGWVTDWSAQAACRTTDPDELFVQGAAQNRAKAVCTGCPVRTECLADALDNRVEFGVWGGMTERERRALLRRRPTVTSWRRLLETARTEYERSTGILTMDADEELDVPYEAYAAAG encoded by the coding sequence ATGGGCTGGGTTACCGACTGGAGTGCGCAGGCAGCCTGCCGCACTACCGATCCGGATGAACTGTTCGTTCAAGGAGCGGCACAGAACAGGGCCAAGGCGGTGTGCACCGGATGTCCGGTGCGGACCGAGTGCCTGGCCGACGCGCTCGACAACCGTGTCGAGTTCGGAGTATGGGGCGGAATGACCGAGCGGGAACGCCGCGCGCTGCTGCGCAGGCGTCCCACCGTCACCTCGTGGCGACGGCTGCTCGAGACCGCCCGCACGGAGTACGAGCGCAGTACGGGCATCCTCACCATGGATGCCGACGAGGAGCTCGACGTTCCGTACGAGGCGTACGCGGCAGCCGGGTAG